The Agrobacterium larrymoorei sequence TCAACGATCCGGTCATATTTGGCGTTCTGCGCTTCGGCCAGACTCTGTCCGGGTTTGGTAAAGAGTGCGGAAGAGTAGGTCATGGTCTCATCGAGCCATGCGCCATAGAAGCGATTGCCGAGATCGTAGTGGAACGCGATGTTGCGGCGGCTTCCGGACTTGGAGTTGCGACGCAGACGGTGCCGCAGATAGTCGATTGTTGCGGTGAGGCGTGATGGCTGCGAGAGCGACAGCCAGTTGTGCTCATTGGCGAGTGCCAGTTCCAGAAGTGCAGAGATATCGGGGCTGTCCCAGTCACCATCCATATAGGCGCGGGCAAAGCCCATATCGCCACCAGTCACCAGGCGTCGAACCAGCCGGCCCCGGTTCAGCGATATCACACCGTGAGGCCCGGGTTCCTTGCCTTGCAACACATATTCCTGTCCGCCAGGGAAAACGAGCGTCAGACGTCCATGCGTCAATCCGCTCAGTCTACGGCAGATCATCCTTTGCCAGAAAGGGGCAGTGTGAAGGAGAAACGGGCGCGTTTCCTGTTCAGCGTGGCTCATTGTTCATGCCTCCCATGATTGCGGCGTTTTGGCGGGGACGGAGCTCGCAATGCGGCTCTCGGCGGCCTTGTGGCGATAAAGTGGATTGCCCTTGACCCAAAGGATAAGGGCTTCCCAGTGGATGGCGCCCATGATCTTCAGCGTCATCAGCGGATGGGACAGAAAACACCTGGCAAGCGCGCCATCCGTCAAAGGACGGCGCTTACCGGTGAAGGAGGCGAACAGCAGCTCGCCCTCGGCATCACGCTCGTTAATGGCGACGCGCACCGTCTCCTCAGGCGGATCGATGCGGAAATCGTAAGTGCACTCCATCGGCACGAACGGCGACACATACATTTCCTTGTCGCAGGCGTGCCGGACAGTTCCGCCATCGGCTTGCGGCGTGGGAATGATATAGGTGTGGCGCTCGTGGAACGTGTTGCAGACCTCATAGAGAATGGCGACCAGCCGGTCGTTCTCACGCCGGTCACGGCAGAAATAGACTGTCAGCGGATTGAAGACATAGCCAAAGATGCGCGGATAGCAGAGCATCTCGATGCGGAGATCTTCGAGCGGCATATCGATGTCGCCCTCGCTAAGCCGCGCGCGACACCAATCCTTCAGCGCGCCCTTTTCGCCGATGCCGTGATCCTTGTCGTGGAAACTGAAAATCGAAAACCGGTTATGGGCAAAGAGCCGCATCTTGGCGTCGACCAGCGGCAACTCATCCAGGTCCAGAAGCAGCGAAAAAACGCGGTAACGAAGCTTATGCGCGCGCGGGCGGTGGCGCGCATGCACGACGTTCCCTGCGTAGATCGCGGAGCGCAACGTCATCAGACGTGCTCCTCGATCGTCGAGAGGAAGATGCGGCTGGATTCGTTTTCCACCGTCCAAGGTCGCTTCACGCCGCTCAGCGCTTCCGCCACCGCAAGCCCGGACTGGATGCCGTCCTCATGGAAGCCGCTGCCGAAATGTGCGCCGCAAAACCAGGTATTGCGACGGCCCTGCAGCGACCACAGCTTCTTCTGTGCTGCCATTGCCTTCGCATCGAAAAGCGGATGGGCATAATCGAAGCTCTGGATCACCTTGGCCGGATCGACCGCACGCGATGGGTTGAGCGTGACGAAGAGCGGCGTTGCGGGATCGATCGGCTGAAGTTTGTTCATCCAATAGGTGACGCAAAGCGCTTCCGTGCCGCGAGATCCCGGCTCGCTGAGATAATTCCAGCTGGACCACACCGCCTTGCGTTTCGGCATCAATAGCTCATCGCTGTGAAGGACTGCCGTGTTGCTCGTATAGTCGAATGCGCCGAGAAGGGCTTGCTCCTGATCGTCGGCATCGGTGAGAAGCGCAAGGGCATCATCCGCATGCGTGGCGATCACCACCTCGTCAAAAACCGAGACATCACCCGCACGATCGACAACCGTCACGCCCTCTTGAATGCGGCGGATACCGGCAACCGGGCTTGAAAGGCGCACCGTTCCGCGAAATTCGGCAAGCACGCGGGACACATATTCCCGGCTGCCACCCTTGACCGTGCGCCACTGCGGGCGGCCGGAAAGCTGGACGAGGCCATGATTGACGAAAAAGCGGATGAAGGCGTGCAACGGATAGTCGCGCATGTCGTCGGCGGTCATCGACCAGATAGCCGCCCCCATCGGAAGCAGATGATCATCGACAAAGCCGGCCGAATAGTTGTTTCGATCGAGATAAGCGCCAAGACTGACGCCCCGCAGGCTCTCGTCGTTCAGAAGATCCGGCGCAACCTTGTAGAAGCGCATGATGTCACGCACCATTTTCCAGAAGCGCGGGCGAAAGAGATTGGACTTCTGCCCGATCAGCCCGGCAAGGTCGGAGCCGGAATATTCAAGCGCTCCACCGCCAAGCGATGCCGCAAAGGACATGTCGGAGGCAGCCGTCTGCACGCCGAGATGCGCGAACAGAGCCACGAGATTGGGATAATTCTTCTCGTTATAGACGATGAAGCCGGTATCGACGGCAATGGGAGCTCTGTCCGCACGCTCGACAGTGACCGTGTTGGCATGGCCGCCTAGTCGATGGTCGCTCTCATAGAGCGTGACGTCGCAGGACTTGTCCAGCAGCCACGCAGCCGAGAGACCTGAGATGCCGGAACCGATAACGGCCACCTTACGCAGTGCCTGTCTGTCTCTTGACCGTGACGATATATCCATGACTTCCAGGTCCATTTTCTTCATGTCGAACGTTACGCAAGGCAGTGACCAATGGATTTCCGAAGTGTTAAATTTTGTCTTCTCCCATACCGTGAGTGATCCACCGAAATAGACCTGCCGTAGTCGCCAGCATGACGATAAATGTTTCCATAGCGGCGGCGCCGTGCCACTATATGAGCAACAATAGGAAGAAGCCTGTTGCTCAGAAAATGCGTGGGAGCGAGGTAAAACCTATTCGCATGGGTGAAACGGTCCAGAACAATATCGAGGACGAGCTTCCCGGACTGCTAAGAGCAATTGCATCTGAACGCAGTGTGGAGGCCTTCGAAGCTGTATTCCGATACTTCGGACCACGCGTGCGTATCTATATGTTACGGCAGGTGCGTGATGCGCAGGCCGCTGAGGAACTGATGCAGGAAACAATGATGACGGTCTGGAACAAGGCCGCCCTCTTCGATCCGGCGAGAGGCAACGTCTCTGCCTGGATCTTCAGAATTGCCCGTAACCTGAGAATTGATGCGCACCGGCGCGACCGCCGTCCCGAGTTCGATATGAACGATCCGGCCTTCGTTGCAGACGATGCGCCTGCGGCCGATGCCCAGATGGAAGAGTTGCAGGATGCAGAGCGTTTGCACCGTGCGCTGGCCGACCTTCCGCAGGAGCAGCGGGACCTTCTGAAGCGTTCCTTCTTCGAGGAAATGTCTCACAGCGTTATTGCCCAGCAGCTTGGCCTCCCGATCGGAACCGTCAAGTCCCGCATCCGGCTTGCTTTTGCCAAACTGAGAACAGCTCTGGAGTCGCGCACATGAGTGTTTGGCACCACATCAGCGATGAATTGCTTCTCGATTACGCCTCGGGCAGTCTGGCGGAAAGCTGGAGCCTGGCAGTTGCCACCCATCTTGCGCTGTGTCCGGAAAGCCGCAAGCGTTTGCACGCCATGGAGATGACCGCGGGTGCGCTTTTGCGTGATGCCGGACCTGTTCAGGAAATTTCCGAGGGTCAGTGGAGCGCGATGAAGGCCCGCATGCGGGCCGAGGCCCCCTACGCGCCAGCAAGTGTGGCCGCTTCAGCCGCCAAACCCTCGGTCCTGCCGGAACCTTTGCGCTCCTACGCGGGTGGAGATGTCGACAAGCTCAAATGGAAGCCGCTCGGCCCCGGCGCCTATCATTTCCCCATTCCCACCAGGGATGGCGAAGCGCAGGTCCGGTTGCTGAAGATACCCGCTGGTAAGCCTGTTCCTGAACATACCCATGGGGGCCGGGAGTTGACGGTGGTTCTGGCGGGATGCTTCCGCGATGGCGACGATGTCTTCCGTCGTGGGGATTTTGAAGAGGCGGATGAAGACCTCACCCACCAGCCGATTGCTGGTGAAGGCGAAGATTGCATTTGCCTGGCTGTCACCGATGCGCCTCTGAAATTCAAGAGCTGGATCGTCAGACTGGTTCAGCCCGTTCTGGGAATTTAATGCTCATTTATAAGAGGAGGCTTGCCGTATGCAGCTGATCGTCGCCTATGTCGCAACGGCTATCGTCTTCTTCGGACTGGATTTCGTCTGGCTGTCAAAGCTGGCTGTCGGCTTTTACAAACGCGAAATCGGGCAACTCATGCTGCCAAAGCCAAACTTCGTGGCAGCGGGTATCTTCTATCTCTTTTATATTGCGGGCATCGTCTACTTCGCCGTCGCACCATCTTTCACCGGAGGTTCGATCGGTGAGGCGCTGGTCTCCGGTGCGATCTTTGGCTTTCTTGCCTATGGCACTTACGACATGACGAACCTGTCCACCCTCAAGGGGTGGACATGGCGCTTATGCGTGGTGGATATCATTTGGGGAACGCTGCTGACGGCCGTCGCCGCAGCAGCGGGTGCGTGGGCGACGCAGGCTTTTGCCTGATTTTTCTATAGGTTGCAGCGCCTACACCTGTACCATCAGCGGATCAGGATCACTTGCGCAAGATGACCCAGATCGCGTGGATGATGCCGGGCAGGTAGCCGCACAGTGTGAGCAGAATGTTCAGCCAGAAATGAAGGCCGAGCCCGACCTGCAGGAAAACGCCGACGGGCGGCAGGATGATGGCGAGAAGAATACGAATGACGTCCACGATCTGAAATCCCATGTCCATTGTTGTCGGGCGGGTAACGTGGTTTCAAGCCGATTGGTTCAATCTTGCCTTCCGCTGTGCGCACACATTCCGTTCATTCAACCGATCGTTTCGCGCACCCAACGGACGTCCATTCGGTCACGCGCCCGAAAATAGTTTTGTGTTAAAACGGCTATGGTGTTGTCTTTTTACGGTTTGATAACCAAATGTATCGGACGGTAAGAAAGGGTGTTTATCGCCTCACCATATCCACATTAGCGCCTATGGTAGGATCCATGAGAAAGCCGATAGACAAAGCCGGACTGATCTTCGTCGCTCTCCTATGCGTCCTCGTAGGTCTCGTCCTCAGCATCGCCCTTTTCCGCGACAACATCCACATCGCCCCACAGGCCCAGGATGGATCTTTGATCCCCCGCACCACCCCGCATAAGCAGGTCAATTAGGCGGGCAACCGATCTTCCTCTCTAGTTCAAGTGAAGAAGGAGCCAGGCGAAAGGCTCTCTGTTGCCGTGAGCGTGGGCCAACGAAGATCAAATTCCGTCGAGAGCGACTTCGCGAGAGGTACGATCGATGCGCTCCTGAAGAGCAACGGAGACGGCCTGCAAAAATTCTTGGCGTCGTCTTTCGTCCGTTGCCTCTGGTGTGGACTTTAATCGCTCGAGGATTTTTTCCATAAAACCCACATGGTTGAAGCGATCCGCCGCGATATTGACCTCAACCTCTTCCATGTAATGCGCCAGGTGCGGCCCCAGCTCCAGATTTTCATCCATCTGGTACCGATTGGCCATCTGCTCCCCAAGCGTCGCCATCTGCGCGTAAGGGCCAAATTCGTTGATCATTCAATCTCCTCTTGCGTTGGGAGACTAAGATAGGCGAGGCGAGGAAGAAGGACGAGATGCTCGGCGGTCTCATCGCGAAAACGTGAGATCGGGTCCAAGGCGATGCGCTAGAAATGTCCAAACGCTGATCGACGCCCTGTTACAATGGATGCGCCAACTGAGCGTAATGCGGCCTTTGTCGGCACTACCCGAATGTATCCGCTTAGACTTGACGTTTGGTGCCAGAGAAGTGTTGGGACACGGTTGCTTCAACACGCAAGCACCTTTCTACACCGAATGGTGTGGATGCCCCTCTTTACAGTTCAAAGGGATCGTCGGAAGCTTTAACCGATGGGGGAGCGGTGAAAGGGTCTTCGTCCTTTGGTGGAGACTTTTGAGTGCTGACGAGCTTGTCAGTTGTATCCTGACAGTCAAGCATCTCATCAATTGCCTTTGAGGAACCTTTAAGCCGCAGGAACACAATTTGCTTGCCGGCGTAGAACGCCTTCAAGCCCAACTTTTTACTGAATTCGACGAGAAAATTTGGGTCGTGGGTACCGACCTGAAGGTACTTATAGGAGTTAATTTGTGCCGCCGACGCCTTTGCTTCCCAAGGCGTTTCGTCATCGAACTGGATGCGGACAGGATATTCTTTGCCCTCTTCCAACGATTTCCATTTGGCGTTGCCAAACGAAAAGTAGAGCTCGCGCTTACCCTCCAGAAAGTTGAAGCCTAGCCGCAGGATCGTTCCGTCCTCGTATGCAGTCGATAAGTAGCAGGCATTCCCCATGCTAGGGTCCATGCGGATCGTCCACCCCGCTACCTCCTTCCACGGAACCGTATCCGATTGCGCAAGGAGCGGGGTAGGGAGGGCAAACATTGCGGCGCAAAATATGGCTTTCATGCCTGTACCATAGAGATTAGGTGGTGCTGCCTTATTTGCCCATGAGTTGTGATCGCTGTCGAGTCGAAACCTATGCTAATCTTACGGCAGGCGATTGCTTGCACCTACAGAGCGCCCGTCTAGGCAATGTTTATACAAGAGGCGCAGAAAGCGTTCGACGCTCAGGCTTGGCTTGAATCAACCGCTATGGGTTTCGATCCCCACCACAAAAGATGCATAAGCTAGGAGAAAATGGTGCCGCTTACGTGACTCGAACACGTGACCCCGTCATTACGAATGACGTGCTCTACCGACTGAGCTAAAGCGGCCTGCGCAAGCGCCGAAAAACTATCGGCGCGGCGCATGGCGGGCTGATACAGGCATTGAGGCAGGATTTCAAGCGTTGAATGTCAGCTTGTTGAAAATTTCCCGCCTGCAATGACCTCCCATGCCTAGGATGCGCAGACGCGCTGCTTCGCGGAGGCGTATTCCTGCGCCAACCGGTCAACCAGTGCGGAGACGGGTTCGACGGCCTTCACCACACCCACACCCTGGCCTGCGCCCCAAATGTCCTTCCAGGCTTTGGCGCCGGTGGAGGCTGCGGCAAAATCCATCTTCGAAGGATCGGCGACCGGCAGGTTGTCCGGGTCGAGGCCGGAGGCGACAATCGATGCTTTCAGATAATTGCCATGCACGCCGGTGAAGTAGTTGGAATAGACAATGTCATTGGCGTGCGCCTCGACGATCGCCTGCTTATACGCCTCCGTCGCGCGCGCTTCGCGGGTGGCGATGAAGGGTGAGCCGATATAGGCCATATCCGCACCCATGGCCTGGGCCGCGAGAATGGAGCCGCCATTGGCGATGGCGCCCGCCAATAGAAGAGGGCCATCGAACCACTCGCGAATTTCCTGAACCAGCGCGAATGGGGAAAGGGTGCCCGCATGGCCACCGGCGCCGGTCGCGACCGCTATGAGACCATCCGCGCCCTTGCGGATCGCCGAGTTGGCGTGGCGGTTGTTGATCACGTCGTGCAGCACGATCCCGCCATAGGAGTGGATTGCGGCGTTGACCTCCGGCACAGCGCCCAGGGACGAGATGACGATCGGCACCTTGTATTTCACGCAGAGCCCAAGATCATGTTCCAGTCGCTTGTTGGACATATGCACGATCTGGTTTACCGCGAAGGGCGCGGCCGGTCGGTCCGGGTGGGCGGCATTGTGCGCGGAAAGCTCTTCCGTCAGCATCGCCAGCCACTCGTCCAACTGGCTCTCCGGGCGAGCGTTCAAAGCTGGAAACGCGCCCACAACGCCCGCCTTGCATTGCGCCAGCGTCAATTCCGGATGAGAAATGATGAAGAGCGGCGAGGCAATCACCGGCAGTCGGAGATTGTCCTTAAGAATGGACGGCAGCATGGTTCCTCCCATGAATGACATTTGGCGATTTACGTTTACGCGCACGTAAGATTTAGCCGAGGTGGATGCCATTGAAAAGCGAAAAGAGCGGGTGGGGCGGTACGACGCCAGACCTGCGCCATGATGAGGCCACCGGCGCTTGCGGCAAACCTTATGCTCCAACCGCCACAGTCATGACGTTTTCCCCAAGCCAATTTCCGCTTTGCTGATCAGGTGGCTTGCGGTTGTGGACACGAGTCGTTACCGAATCGTAAACGTGGTGCCGAAGCGTTGATCTTTCGCGTGTGGCGAGGAAGAAGGACCGAGAGTGAGCGGACTGGAAACGGCAATCAGAAATGCCCTGGAAAAATCGGATCGGTCGAATGCCGAAGTGCGCGCGCGGATCTATCAGTCGTCGCGTCAGGCCTTGGAAGCCGGTCTGCGGAAGCAGGGCATAGACGATCAGGGCGTCGTTGCGCAGCAGCGTCAGCGGCTGGAAAACGTCATTCACGCCATCGAGACGGAAGAGCGGAACCGACTTCTGGATGTGGTCGAAGACCACGTAAGGAGGGAAACGCAGCGCACTGCTCCGCCTGTTGTGGAGCCACCTGCCGCCACGCGATCTGCTCCCGCTGTCGCGGCACCGTCGGTTGCGCCCGCGCGGCGGCATGAAGACGAGGATGAGGGTGCGGCGATGCCGGTGGGAGCGCCAGTGCGCGCTGAGCCGCGCAGCGAGCCCGCACATCAGCCGCCAGAGATGAGCGATTTTCGTGCCGAACGCACCGACGAGGGCTTGAGCCGCATGACCTCGTCAGCCGGTCCCTCCTTTGAAGCCTCGTCGCTTGCCTTCAAGCCGGAGCGTGCGGCCAAGGGCCGCCGCAAGAAGGGCATCATCACACGCCTCTTTATCTGGTTCACGTTTTTGGCCTTCATTGGCGTTGGCGGCTGGTGGGTCTATAGCTCCGGCCTGTTGCTGAGCCCGAACGAACGGGACACCAGCGTGCCGAACCCGCCGCCTTCGGTGGAAGCCGAAGATTTCGACGGGCAGCAGAACACCCAGGAGCCGACGCTCGCCGCTGGTCGCGGTTTCTCCGACGCCTGGCAGGAAGTCTTCAACGCGGATCGTGGCGATGCGGGGCTACAGCCTGGCTCGCTCTCCAAGGTGGAAGATGTTGCGACCGGCGGCGGAAAGGCCGTCCGCGTGACGTCGCAGACGGCGGATGCCGCGGGCAATATCGCGATCACGGTTCCGGTCGATGTGCTGCGGGATA is a genomic window containing:
- a CDS encoding YqaE/Pmp3 family membrane protein, which gives rise to MDVIRILLAIILPPVGVFLQVGLGLHFWLNILLTLCGYLPGIIHAIWVILRK
- a CDS encoding DUF1365 domain-containing protein, which translates into the protein MTLRSAIYAGNVVHARHRPRAHKLRYRVFSLLLDLDELPLVDAKMRLFAHNRFSIFSFHDKDHGIGEKGALKDWCRARLSEGDIDMPLEDLRIEMLCYPRIFGYVFNPLTVYFCRDRRENDRLVAILYEVCNTFHERHTYIIPTPQADGGTVRHACDKEMYVSPFVPMECTYDFRIDPPEETVRVAINERDAEGELLFASFTGKRRPLTDGALARCFLSHPLMTLKIMGAIHWEALILWVKGNPLYRHKAAESRIASSVPAKTPQSWEA
- a CDS encoding NAD(P)H-dependent flavin oxidoreductase, with the protein product MLPSILKDNLRLPVIASPLFIISHPELTLAQCKAGVVGAFPALNARPESQLDEWLAMLTEELSAHNAAHPDRPAAPFAVNQIVHMSNKRLEHDLGLCVKYKVPIVISSLGAVPEVNAAIHSYGGIVLHDVINNRHANSAIRKGADGLIAVATGAGGHAGTLSPFALVQEIREWFDGPLLLAGAIANGGSILAAQAMGADMAYIGSPFIATREARATEAYKQAIVEAHANDIVYSNYFTGVHGNYLKASIVASGLDPDNLPVADPSKMDFAAASTGAKAWKDIWGAGQGVGVVKAVEPVSALVDRLAQEYASAKQRVCAS
- a CDS encoding DUF2177 family protein, producing MQLIVAYVATAIVFFGLDFVWLSKLAVGFYKREIGQLMLPKPNFVAAGIFYLFYIAGIVYFAVAPSFTGGSIGEALVSGAIFGFLAYGTYDMTNLSTLKGWTWRLCVVDIIWGTLLTAVAAAAGAWATQAFA
- a CDS encoding NAD(P)/FAD-dependent oxidoreductase, which gives rise to MDLEVMDISSRSRDRQALRKVAVIGSGISGLSAAWLLDKSCDVTLYESDHRLGGHANTVTVERADRAPIAVDTGFIVYNEKNYPNLVALFAHLGVQTAASDMSFAASLGGGALEYSGSDLAGLIGQKSNLFRPRFWKMVRDIMRFYKVAPDLLNDESLRGVSLGAYLDRNNYSAGFVDDHLLPMGAAIWSMTADDMRDYPLHAFIRFFVNHGLVQLSGRPQWRTVKGGSREYVSRVLAEFRGTVRLSSPVAGIRRIQEGVTVVDRAGDVSVFDEVVIATHADDALALLTDADDQEQALLGAFDYTSNTAVLHSDELLMPKRKAVWSSWNYLSEPGSRGTEALCVTYWMNKLQPIDPATPLFVTLNPSRAVDPAKVIQSFDYAHPLFDAKAMAAQKKLWSLQGRRNTWFCGAHFGSGFHEDGIQSGLAVAEALSGVKRPWTVENESSRIFLSTIEEHV
- a CDS encoding sigma-70 family RNA polymerase sigma factor, coding for MGETVQNNIEDELPGLLRAIASERSVEAFEAVFRYFGPRVRIYMLRQVRDAQAAEELMQETMMTVWNKAALFDPARGNVSAWIFRIARNLRIDAHRRDRRPEFDMNDPAFVADDAPAADAQMEELQDAERLHRALADLPQEQRDLLKRSFFEEMSHSVIAQQLGLPIGTVKSRIRLAFAKLRTALESRT
- a CDS encoding ChrR family anti-sigma-E factor, whose translation is MSVWHHISDELLLDYASGSLAESWSLAVATHLALCPESRKRLHAMEMTAGALLRDAGPVQEISEGQWSAMKARMRAEAPYAPASVAASAAKPSVLPEPLRSYAGGDVDKLKWKPLGPGAYHFPIPTRDGEAQVRLLKIPAGKPVPEHTHGGRELTVVLAGCFRDGDDVFRRGDFEEADEDLTHQPIAGEGEDCICLAVTDAPLKFKSWIVRLVQPVLGI